GTAACGATAAGACTGGTTGGTTCTAGAGGTTCTGCTGGTCTCTAAAGTTAGGGAAGACTACTTTCAGTTACTATGCCCCGAAGTCCTGTAATGGCCTACAGGTTACTACAACTTTAGTCTTTGGTCCCAAAAGGGGAATATGGGGCTCTGATACAAATGGAAACTGCACTTGTTTTTGATTGATTGCATACATTAGTTTCCACTGACCTTTTGAATATAATGCAACATATTTGTAAGTATGCAACTAATGCTGTAGTGATAATGCTTGAATTGTCGCTCACATTGTTTGAACTTTGGAAAGACGACCCTGGTCATAATGGTTTCCCCGTGTTATATAAAAGTTATTAAAAAACATTCAAATATGGCTAAGTCAAAGACATGCCAGTGGTTTCCATCAGTGGTGAAGTTTTCCTTAAATAAATGTTATTGTAAATCCAGCTCCAGCCATAGATCCAGCTTGGACATTTTTTTGAATATGGCGTAGAAttaaatttattttttttaaataacatttaagtcatttagcagacggtcttatccagagcgacttacaaattggtgcattcaccttcaccttatgacatccagtggaacagccactaaCATTAGCAAGATACTATACCTAGCCATCTAACTAGATACGTTTAGCATGCTAGCTGGCTATATTGTGCTGTCAGTGACCTATTTGTTGAGGTTTATCAACTCCACAGGGAAATTCTCACACCCAATTCGTGAATATGTAAAGTAGCATTCACCTTTCTTCAGAGGTGTCTCTAGGACAAGAAATTACATTGAAATAGCGGCTGCAACTTCCTCTGGGGGTGGGTCCTTTAATTGCATGGTATATTCACACATGCAACAAGAGTAGTCCAAGCACAATGTACCAGAACAATTTAGCTGCACCATCCACTGTAGATGTACAAAAGACATGGAGCAACACCAGATTGTGCTTCAAATCAGTGAGGAGGGGGTTCCTAACCTGTTCCCGCCAGTGGCCCTCAACTTGATGTGGAGGGCAGTGATTCCCAGCTCCTTGCACCTCTGGGCGACGTCCTGGGCGGCCAACATGGCGGCGTAGGGGGAGGACTCGTCTCTGTCGGCCTTCACCTTCATACCACCAGTCACACGGCAGATAGTTTCCCTGGAGGGAGCAGGTACATGTTCAGAACAAAGCATTTGAAATCATACGATCATACGACCGATTGCTATTGATGGATGGCATGCACTTTACACAGTTTAAGCCAGAAACGGCAgacttttaaaaaatataaagCTGGGCTTGCACCATTTCATTGTATCCTGTACTTACTTGCCAGAAAGATCAGTGACGTGAACGAAGGTGTCGTTGAAGGATGCAAAGATGTGGCAGACTCCAAAGACATTCTCGCCTTCGGCAACCTGGGGTCCCAGGGCGATGACCTGTTCTTCCTTCTTTTCCTTACCCTTACGAGGTGCCATAGCTGCAAAAGATGCATTTGTCAGTATTGATGACGTCAGACATGTCTGGCATTAGCATCCATTCAAGTGCCCCAATTTGCTACCAGATGGAGTGGGCACCATTGCTAAATAGTTAGCAGGCTAGGTCTTGGTTAAGGATGGGTTCCTTTGTAGATAACTTCACCACAATATACTTTTGTAAATGGCTAGTTCGCTAAGTAACTGCAGGAGAGTATATGGACAACCATTAACTAGCCATTATTGCAACTGACCAATAACCAACTGTCTGGCTTAAAAGCCAACGCTCGACACATAAATCACATAGCACCACAGGGAAGCAGCTAGACTTGCTAGCTACATCATAGCATATACAACACGACAATTTCCATACAAAAATAACCCATGTGTGATTGTCAGTCACAGCAAAGTCGAGACTAAAAACTGCAGATGCCCATCGTTAGCCGACTACTTTAAGGTTAGCACTGAATTACCACGACAGCAACCTAACTAGCATCACTCAGCAGGTCTCTTCGATTTAATTTTTAAACGTATTCGACTTCAAAGCTGAAGACAATATGGTTAACATGGCAAATCATAAAACCCACTCAATATGCTCCATCCGGCAAGCGAAATTCAGGCCTTACAGTGGTGGTAACCGCTGCTTACAGCCAACACCAATGTCATCTAATCCAAACGTCTGAAGCTGATTTCAGACAAATTACACATTTAACATACCAATCAAAGTTCAGTGTATCGATTAAAAGCACAAATGACACTTTGTTCTTTATGTTAAACAGGATTAATTTGGATATAAATTCTGCGAcattgtacctgtgtgtgtctcttctaAAGCCGAAACAGGAAAGGAAAGAACAAACGTAACCGGGTTCAGAGTTCAAGCTTTCTTTTTCCGGAAGTAGACCATGCACTTCACTGCCATCTAGCGGTTCATTTGTAGCATAAACAGCACGCACAGTCTAACTCTCTCGTTGTCTGTACGGTGTATAAATCAGAAATATAAATCAGATATATGAAAACGGCCCATTATTGTATATTTCAACATATACATTATGTTACATATATGTACTTATGTGTGTGGATACATATATCTGTATGTATGGGCATATTACTATATGCACGTATATGTGTGACACATGCAGTATTTACATTTAtattacatacactacatggccaaaaacatgtggacacctcctcgtcaaacatctaattccaaaatcatgggcattaatatggagttggtcccgcttttgctgctacaacagccatcactcttctgagaaggctttccacaaacaaaaatatatggaaatgtctgctctacccaaaattacaaccaactaatcgCAGGATTaccgcaaaaatggaagaggcaagtggaagggggagaaagtaaggaacttgtctgtcggtcCTGCATCaaagaccaaaattggttaaagaaaattgtgataaataaaaaagtataccagtttcatgtAAGGACCCAAACATTGACAGCTGTGCCACATAGATTGCAAAATATTTGgaaagagattttcgatgtactgattccatggcacatggtttatgaactgattcCCAAAACGACGCTGGATTCAAAACTTAGAATTTTTCATTTCAATTCAGGTTagtttggccagggtaggtcatcattgtaaataagaatgttcttaactgacttgcctgattaaatacatgttttttttttaaacatcccAGCTTTACAGATTTTGCTGCGATGAGACAAAATCATTAGataatttgttttggtactgtccacaTTTTGGTACTGTCCACAGTTTGTTTTTGGTCGCAGGTCCAGGAATGTCTGAAGAACTGCAGatatagtcaatcgatcaataatataataatacttgtagcaaaaaaatatatctttaatttgcaatctgtagaaactatgagaatagaaaggttcataacttttgtgaaacatcacagcacagttgaaaaatatatggcaaacaTTATTATATTAAATCCAATAGGGAtggagataggtgggaggggttgagtggatcTGAAGGGTGGGTCTAATAACAAGgtaactaatgtaaaatatacggtgtccgtaaaatgtatataggttcttTTGTGAAACTGTACAGTTAAAAATATAGGGCAAATAAAACTCTATGGtcttcagaaatagatgggatgGGTTGATGGTAGTGGAaggataggagtaaaaacaaacaagaataactaatgtaaaatagaTTGTTCTATAACATTTTTaaagtatgtataagctggaagtagaa
The Oncorhynchus keta strain PuntledgeMale-10-30-2019 chromosome 11, Oket_V2, whole genome shotgun sequence genome window above contains:
- the LOC118390552 gene encoding 40S ribosomal protein S14; protein product: MAPRKGKEKKEEQVIALGPQVAEGENVFGVCHIFASFNDTFVHVTDLSGKETICRVTGGMKVKADRDESSPYAAMLAAQDVAQRCKELGITALHIKLRATGGNRTKTPGPGAQSALRALARSGMKIGRIEDVTPIPSDSTRRKGGRRGRRL